One segment of Neobacillus endophyticus DNA contains the following:
- a CDS encoding DinB family protein, which produces MYTSIAEFMKEWNQEAASTQNVLDALTNESLEQKVSTDDRTLGRIAWHIVTSTPGMLMEFGLTVDPVENATTVPASAKELAGVFRKVCADTAHAVKTQWTDDTLKDMINVFGMEMPKAVTLSLLIKHIIHHRGQMTVLMRQAGLRVPGIYGPAREEWANIGMEAPAL; this is translated from the coding sequence TTGTATACATCAATCGCAGAGTTTATGAAAGAGTGGAATCAAGAAGCAGCTTCAACTCAAAATGTATTGGATGCGTTGACAAATGAGTCATTGGAACAAAAGGTTTCAACAGATGATCGAACCTTAGGAAGAATTGCCTGGCATATTGTGACAAGTACTCCCGGGATGCTCATGGAATTTGGATTAACTGTTGATCCAGTAGAAAATGCAACAACCGTTCCAGCATCTGCAAAAGAACTGGCTGGGGTATTTCGTAAAGTTTGCGCCGATACAGCACATGCCGTTAAAACACAATGGACAGACGATACGTTGAAGGACATGATCAATGTATTCGGTATGGAGATGCCTAAGGCAGTTACACTATCCTTGCTGATTAAACATATCATTCATCACCGCGGTCAAATGACTGTTCTTATGCGCCAAGCGGGACTAAGAGTTCCTGGCATATATGGGCCGGCAAGAGAAGAATGGGCAAATATCGGGATGGAGGCTCCAGCGCTTTAA
- a CDS encoding IS1182 family transposase, with protein MLSKNTQINRDQIEMIALDQLVPADHLVRKIEAAVDFSFIYSLVEDLYSTKRGRSSIDPVVLIKMAFIQYTFGIRSMRQTIKEIETNMAYRWFLGFGFYDKVPHFSTFGKNYERRFKDTDLFEQIFYRILKEAADKKLVSSEHVFIDSTHVKASANKRKFEKKVVRKESKAYEARLQAEINSDREEHGKKPIPPDKYEKEENKEIKESTTDSESGYYVKDERTKQFAYSFHAAADRNGFVLGTIVTPGNVHDSTMLEPLVEKVIEKCGKPNAVAADAGYKTPAIAQYLIENEIRPALPYTRPRTKEGYLKKHDYVYDEHFDCYICPEGQVLDYRTTTKEGYRQYISNPVICKDCPLLAQCTQSQNHQKLIQRHIWEPYLEEAEHLRHTEENKIIYARRKETIERVFADAKEKHGMRWTTLRGLKKLSMQAMLTFAAMNLKKLATWTWKSPEMA; from the coding sequence ATGCTTTCGAAAAATACACAGATAAATCGTGACCAAATTGAAATGATTGCCTTAGATCAACTTGTACCTGCTGATCACTTGGTTCGCAAAATAGAAGCCGCAGTAGATTTTTCATTTATCTATTCATTGGTTGAAGATTTGTACTCAACTAAGCGCGGACGTTCAAGTATTGACCCTGTTGTATTAATTAAGATGGCTTTCATTCAATATACCTTCGGTATCCGTTCGATGCGTCAAACGATAAAGGAAATTGAAACAAATATGGCGTATCGCTGGTTTTTAGGATTTGGTTTTTATGATAAAGTACCCCACTTTTCAACTTTTGGTAAAAACTACGAACGTCGTTTTAAGGATACAGACTTATTTGAACAAATTTTCTACCGTATTTTAAAAGAGGCAGCAGATAAAAAGTTAGTTAGTTCGGAACATGTATTCATTGATTCAACTCACGTTAAAGCAAGTGCAAATAAACGCAAATTCGAAAAGAAAGTAGTTCGGAAAGAATCAAAAGCTTATGAAGCACGTCTTCAAGCAGAAATTAATAGTGATCGTGAAGAACATGGGAAAAAGCCCATCCCACCAGATAAATATGAAAAAGAAGAAAACAAAGAAATAAAAGAAAGTACAACAGATTCGGAGAGTGGTTACTATGTAAAAGACGAAAGGACAAAGCAATTTGCTTATTCATTTCATGCAGCCGCAGATAGAAATGGTTTTGTCCTGGGGACTATTGTAACTCCAGGTAACGTTCATGATAGTACAATGTTAGAGCCTCTAGTTGAAAAGGTCATTGAAAAATGTGGGAAACCTAATGCTGTAGCTGCTGATGCCGGATATAAAACACCTGCTATTGCTCAATATTTAATTGAAAATGAAATTCGCCCTGCTTTACCCTATACACGACCACGTACAAAGGAGGGATATTTGAAAAAGCACGATTATGTCTATGATGAGCACTTTGATTGTTACATATGTCCGGAAGGACAAGTTCTGGATTATAGAACGACTACTAAGGAAGGTTATCGACAGTACATCTCTAATCCTGTTATATGTAAGGATTGCCCACTTCTAGCACAATGTACACAAAGTCAAAATCATCAAAAGCTCATTCAACGACATATCTGGGAACCATATCTTGAAGAGGCTGAACATCTTCGTCATACAGAAGAGAATAAAATAATATATGCACGTCGTAAAGAAACAATTGAACGTGTATTCGCGGATGCGAAAGAAAAGCATGGTATGCGATGGACAACCTTAAGAGGTCTTAAAAAATTGTCCATGCAGGCGATGCTTACTTTTGCTGCTATGAATTTAAAGAAGTTGGCTACATGGACTTGGAAAAGTCCAGAAATGGCATAA
- a CDS encoding CBS domain-containing protein encodes MTTVREIMSKEVKVCTPHEPVAAAAKIMRDVNCGSVPVCEGKKVVGMITDRDIVINCVADGKDCNSIHCHDVMTSEVITCTPDTDAHECARMMADHQIRRIPVVQNGEMVGICAIGDLATVDIHINEAGDALSQISQQLQ; translated from the coding sequence ATGACCACAGTGAGAGAAATTATGTCTAAAGAAGTAAAGGTATGCACCCCTCATGAGCCAGTGGCCGCAGCGGCAAAAATAATGCGTGATGTCAATTGTGGTTCTGTACCAGTTTGTGAAGGAAAAAAAGTAGTAGGAATGATCACAGACCGCGATATTGTCATCAACTGTGTTGCTGATGGAAAAGACTGCAACTCCATCCACTGTCACGATGTCATGACGTCTGAGGTTATTACTTGTACACCGGATACAGATGCACATGAATGTGCCCGTATGATGGCAGATCATCAAATCCGCCGTATTCCAGTTGTACAAAATGGAGAAATGGTTGGTATTTGTGCGATTGGTGACCTGGCTACAGTCGATATCCACATTAATGAAGCAGGAGATGCATTAAGCCAAATTTCTCAACAGCTTCAATAA
- a CDS encoding 5-methyltetrahydropteroyltriglutamate--homocysteine S-methyltransferase: MTKTLLKAPFKADHVGSFLRTEPIKEARKAFANGQIDRAALKAVEDKEILKLVQNEIAAGLKSITDGEFRRAWWHLDFLAGLDGVEEFETEYISHFQGAKTKNKAIKVVGKVDFNGHYMIEHFKFLKEAVDKYGDGSQVAKFSIPSPNMLFTRIQGDEYYNGNKEQFYQDTVAAYQKAIQAFYDAGCRYLQLDDTSWIDFVSEERIQAIVEKEGQDVKDIIATRVNCLNDAISKKPEDLLITMHICRGNFRSTYITSGGYDVISDAIFANLNVDGLFLEYDDSRSGDFDPLKRFKRDNLTVVLGLITSKFAELEDAERIKQRINEASQSIPLENLALSPQCGFASTEEGNILTEEEQWNKIRHVVSIAESVWGTI, from the coding sequence ATGACAAAAACACTATTGAAAGCTCCATTTAAAGCCGATCATGTAGGAAGTTTTTTAAGAACGGAGCCTATTAAAGAAGCTAGAAAGGCTTTTGCTAACGGACAAATCGATCGTGCTGCCTTAAAGGCTGTAGAAGATAAGGAAATATTGAAATTGGTTCAAAATGAAATTGCTGCTGGGCTCAAGTCAATCACAGACGGCGAGTTTAGACGTGCTTGGTGGCATTTGGATTTTTTAGCCGGTTTAGACGGTGTGGAAGAGTTTGAAACAGAGTACATCAGCCATTTTCAAGGTGCAAAAACAAAGAATAAAGCTATAAAAGTTGTAGGTAAAGTGGACTTTAACGGACATTATATGATTGAGCACTTCAAATTCTTAAAAGAAGCCGTTGATAAATATGGTGATGGTAGCCAAGTGGCAAAATTTTCCATTCCAAGTCCAAATATGTTGTTTACTCGCATTCAAGGTGATGAGTATTATAACGGTAATAAAGAACAGTTCTACCAAGACACCGTTGCGGCATACCAAAAAGCCATTCAGGCATTCTATGATGCAGGCTGCCGTTACCTTCAATTAGATGATACTTCCTGGATTGATTTTGTTTCGGAGGAGCGGATTCAAGCGATTGTGGAAAAAGAAGGTCAAGACGTCAAAGACATTATCGCTACAAGAGTAAATTGTTTAAATGACGCCATTTCCAAAAAACCTGAAGATTTGTTAATTACGATGCACATTTGTCGCGGAAACTTCCGATCTACCTATATTACAAGTGGAGGTTACGATGTTATTTCAGATGCCATATTCGCAAACTTGAACGTAGACGGCCTCTTCCTGGAATATGATGATAGTCGTTCTGGTGATTTTGATCCATTAAAAAGATTTAAACGCGATAACTTGACCGTTGTATTAGGATTAATTACATCCAAATTCGCCGAACTCGAAGATGCTGAACGCATTAAACAAAGAATAAATGAAGCAAGTCAATCTATTCCATTAGAAAACCTTGCGTTAAGTCCACAATGTGGGTTTGCCAGTACGGAAGAAGGAAATATTTTAACCGAAGAGGAGCAATGGAATAAAATCAGACATGTCGTAAGCATTGCTGAAAGTGTTTGGGGAACCATTTAA
- a CDS encoding basic amino acid ABC transporter substrate-binding protein: MRNKKIYGSLLLAGVLATGLLAGCGTSSSKSASSQNNDSAQTIRVAADTTFPPFESEKDGKVQGFDIDMINAIAKKENLNIQLSTMQFTGLIPALQAQSIDVAVAGITIKKSRLNAVDFSNAYYKSGISVLTKKNASFSSVDDLKNKLVATKKGTSSVDLLKSKGIPAQNIKQFDNINDAYSSLVSGGADAVVFDSPVNQDYANTHNDVHVIQSIPTGEYYGIAVVKNHPDLLKKLNDGLKAIKDDGEYAKLFDKYFGGDQSGVVQDELAPDKVALDE, from the coding sequence TTGCGAAATAAGAAAATCTATGGATCACTTTTGCTTGCAGGAGTGCTAGCGACCGGTTTGCTAGCCGGATGCGGCACCAGCTCCAGTAAATCAGCATCCTCTCAGAATAATGATTCTGCCCAAACGATCAGGGTAGCCGCCGATACAACCTTCCCTCCTTTCGAATCGGAAAAGGATGGAAAGGTTCAAGGATTTGACATCGATATGATTAATGCAATTGCAAAGAAGGAAAATCTGAATATCCAGCTTTCTACCATGCAGTTCACGGGGCTGATCCCTGCCCTTCAGGCGCAATCCATTGATGTTGCAGTTGCGGGGATTACCATTAAAAAGAGCCGGTTAAATGCCGTTGACTTCTCAAACGCCTACTACAAGTCAGGAATTTCTGTTTTAACTAAAAAGAATGCTTCTTTTAGTAGTGTAGATGACTTAAAAAACAAATTGGTGGCAACGAAAAAAGGAACTTCGTCTGTTGACTTATTAAAATCTAAAGGTATACCGGCTCAAAATATTAAGCAATTCGATAATATCAACGATGCATACAGTTCACTGGTTAGCGGCGGCGCAGATGCTGTTGTTTTTGATAGCCCGGTCAATCAAGACTATGCTAACACTCATAACGATGTTCATGTCATTCAATCGATTCCGACTGGAGAATATTACGGTATTGCTGTCGTTAAAAATCATCCCGACCTATTGAAAAAACTGAACGACGGTTTGAAAGCCATTAAAGACGATGGTGAATATGCGAAACTATTTGACAAGTACTTTGGCGGGGATCAAAGTGGTGTCGTTCAAGATGAGCTTGCTCCGGATAAAGTTGCTTTGGATGAATAA
- a CDS encoding amino acid ABC transporter permease, producing the protein MHAWNIMVHALPQLLQGLGRTVEFSLIAILLGMIFGLISALCRLSRFQILRGISWLYVEVFRGTPLLVQLIFIAFGLPTVIPLNDWFGPRVYPLIAAAIGLALNEGAYITEIIRAGILSVDRGQSEAAHSIGMSRFQAMRYIILPQAFKRMIPPLVNQFAQTIKDTSLLAPIAIVELLYTGQIIVAENFAGFQIYGEIALLYLVIIFTITRFAGYLERRLQIDKR; encoded by the coding sequence TTGCATGCCTGGAATATTATGGTGCACGCCCTGCCGCAATTATTACAGGGACTGGGACGCACTGTTGAATTTTCTTTAATTGCTATTTTACTAGGGATGATTTTCGGTTTAATATCCGCTTTATGCAGACTCTCCCGTTTCCAAATCTTGCGGGGAATCAGCTGGTTGTACGTTGAGGTATTCCGTGGGACACCTCTGTTGGTTCAGCTTATTTTTATCGCATTCGGACTGCCGACAGTGATTCCATTAAATGACTGGTTTGGCCCGAGAGTTTATCCGCTTATAGCTGCCGCAATCGGACTTGCCTTAAATGAAGGAGCATATATTACGGAGATTATTCGGGCTGGGATCCTCAGTGTGGACCGCGGGCAAAGTGAAGCTGCACACAGCATTGGGATGTCGCGATTTCAAGCCATGCGCTACATCATTTTGCCTCAAGCCTTTAAACGGATGATCCCTCCTCTCGTCAATCAATTTGCCCAAACCATAAAGGATACATCATTATTAGCACCGATTGCGATTGTTGAACTCCTTTATACTGGACAAATTATTGTGGCCGAAAATTTTGCCGGATTTCAAATTTACGGAGAGATTGCCCTCCTGTATCTTGTCATTATTTTTACCATTACCCGTTTTGCTGGTTACTTGGAGAGGAGGCTGCAGATTGATAAACGTTGA
- a CDS encoding amino acid ABC transporter ATP-binding protein, producing the protein MINVEHLKKSFGALNVLDDLSVNILPQEVVVVIGPSGSGKSTFLRCLNGLETASGGRITISGTDITHPKVNIHQVCQKVGMVFQRFNLFHHLTVLDNITIGPRKVLKMSKEESEVQARTLLSKVGLSQKETSYPDELSGGQQQRVAIARALAMKPEVMLFDEPTSALDPEMVGEVLKVMKDLAKEGMTMVVVTHEMGFAKEVGDRVLFMDEGAIIEEGKPDVLFTGPKNERTKSFLSKILH; encoded by the coding sequence TTGATAAACGTTGAGCATTTAAAAAAATCTTTTGGTGCGTTGAATGTTCTAGATGATCTTTCTGTCAATATCCTGCCGCAAGAAGTAGTTGTTGTAATTGGGCCATCTGGAAGCGGCAAAAGTACCTTTTTAAGGTGTTTAAATGGTCTTGAAACCGCTTCAGGAGGAAGGATCACCATCAGTGGCACTGATATTACCCACCCTAAAGTCAATATCCATCAGGTTTGTCAAAAAGTTGGAATGGTTTTTCAGAGATTTAATCTATTTCATCATTTAACGGTTCTGGATAATATTACAATCGGGCCAAGGAAGGTACTAAAAATGTCAAAAGAAGAAAGTGAAGTACAAGCCCGCACCCTGCTCAGTAAAGTTGGTCTGTCTCAAAAAGAAACAAGCTATCCGGATGAATTATCCGGAGGGCAGCAGCAGCGTGTCGCAATTGCCAGGGCGCTGGCCATGAAACCGGAGGTCATGCTGTTCGATGAACCAACATCTGCCCTTGATCCCGAAATGGTGGGAGAAGTGTTAAAAGTAATGAAGGATTTGGCAAAGGAAGGTATGACCATGGTTGTCGTTACCCATGAGATGGGATTCGCCAAAGAAGTTGGGGACCGGGTATTATTTATGGATGAAGGCGCCATTATCGAGGAAGGAAAACCTGATGTATTATTTACCGGACCGAAGAATGAACGTACTAAAAGCTTTCTTAGTAAAATATTACACTAA
- a CDS encoding gamma-aminobutyraldehyde dehydrogenase has translation MVKRYTSYIDGKWVDTKRTFTVINPATGDVIAEVSKCGTEELGRAVCSAKQAFPAWADLGPGERAALLNKWADILERRAPEFAELETRQTGKPIIMTETFDIPFSIDNLRFFASAARVLPGMATMEYVPGHQSSIRREPLGVIGLISPWNYPMNMGVWKLGPALAAGNTVVIKPSSITPLTTLEMARAAEEAGIPAGVLNVITGPGQTVGDALVRHPDVRMISLTGDTETGKRIMTQAASTVKKLHLELGGKAPFVIFADADIEAAIQGAAMGGFINSGQDCTAATRIYVEASIYEEFVQRFVNRIERVRVGLPMNRQTEMGSLISFDHRDKVEGYVQRAVANGAKIAAGGKRPEHPDLANGAYFLPTVIVNATQDSEIVQQEVFGPVLVVLPFETEEQAVELANDTPFGLAASVWTKDVFKANRMSAKIQAGTVWINDHITIVSEMPHGGYKQSGFGKDMSIYALEDYTQIKHVMIEMNGKVYKDWHYMR, from the coding sequence ATGGTTAAACGATATACCAGTTATATTGATGGAAAATGGGTCGATACAAAAAGAACATTTACGGTTATAAATCCTGCGACAGGAGATGTTATCGCAGAAGTTTCAAAGTGCGGAACAGAAGAACTTGGCAGGGCTGTGTGTTCGGCAAAACAGGCTTTTCCTGCCTGGGCAGATTTAGGGCCTGGAGAACGGGCAGCCCTGCTGAATAAATGGGCCGATATTCTGGAGAGGCGTGCTCCTGAATTCGCTGAGTTAGAAACAAGGCAGACAGGCAAACCAATCATCATGACGGAAACGTTTGATATTCCTTTTTCGATTGATAATTTGCGCTTTTTTGCTTCGGCAGCAAGGGTTCTTCCGGGGATGGCAACAATGGAATACGTACCTGGACATCAAAGCTCAATTCGCAGAGAGCCTCTGGGTGTCATCGGTCTCATTTCTCCTTGGAATTATCCAATGAATATGGGTGTTTGGAAACTTGGCCCGGCATTAGCTGCTGGAAATACGGTGGTGATCAAACCCTCATCCATAACACCGCTTACTACCTTGGAAATGGCACGGGCTGCGGAAGAAGCGGGAATACCAGCAGGTGTTTTAAATGTCATCACAGGGCCAGGGCAAACCGTTGGTGATGCGCTGGTTCGCCACCCAGATGTTCGGATGATTTCTCTTACAGGAGATACGGAGACCGGTAAGAGGATTATGACTCAGGCTGCTTCAACTGTGAAAAAGCTGCATTTGGAATTGGGCGGCAAAGCACCCTTTGTCATTTTTGCGGATGCAGATATAGAGGCAGCTATTCAAGGGGCAGCCATGGGCGGTTTTATTAATTCGGGGCAGGACTGTACCGCTGCTACCCGCATATATGTGGAGGCTTCAATATATGAAGAATTTGTTCAGCGGTTCGTCAATCGTATTGAGCGGGTTCGTGTTGGGCTTCCTATGAACCGCCAGACGGAAATGGGCTCCTTAATTTCATTCGATCACCGCGACAAGGTGGAAGGATATGTTCAGCGGGCTGTTGCAAACGGTGCTAAAATAGCAGCGGGAGGGAAGCGGCCGGAGCATCCGGATTTAGCAAACGGTGCTTATTTCCTGCCGACAGTGATTGTGAATGCCACGCAAGACTCTGAAATTGTGCAGCAAGAGGTATTTGGACCCGTATTGGTTGTATTACCTTTCGAAACAGAAGAACAGGCAGTGGAACTGGCTAATGACACACCGTTTGGCTTAGCTGCTTCAGTATGGACAAAAGACGTATTTAAAGCCAATCGCATGTCGGCAAAAATTCAAGCAGGGACAGTTTGGATCAATGATCATATAACCATTGTTTCGGAAATGCCTCACGGGGGCTATAAACAAAGCGGCTTTGGAAAAGACATGTCCATCTATGCACTAGAAGACTATACACAAATTAAGCATGTGATGATTGAAATGAACGGTAAAGTCTATAAGGATTGGCATTACATGAGATAG
- a CDS encoding APC family permease: protein MSDLPVNNNNGKPSRPQRLVRNLSVWDAVIMSAGTMGPAVSMYFNTGYAAGFAGAAMPISFFISLIACLILANTIGDFSKLAPSAGAFYTFSSKGFGPRTGFITGWLLFIGYSTLEPAEEALFGITASTLMNTYLHIHISWVLIALASWLVVLVLSWIGAKQSLKLSLILFLAEVGVLLILCMIILVKGGFNGIHASVFNPSLSPTGFSGIALGMVYGILSFVGFEAATTLAEEVREPGKNVYRALIGSTLLVGIIYCFSTFAEVNGFGLANMKALASDPSPFVTLSVKYGNEVLVAFVALAGLSSILAVTINVHNAVARVIYVVGREKILPASVGKVHKKYNTPTNAIIIQSIVSIILLLVMGLSVGPSNTYGYLGALLTLGIIPVYMLAAFGYVRFQARQQGGKRQLFKHFILPIVGALILFIPLIGTLYPVPAAPYNWFPYIIVVYVIVGIIIIQKLAQEPGRLEQVGKILADAESGDNE, encoded by the coding sequence ATGAGTGATTTACCGGTAAACAATAACAATGGTAAACCTTCACGGCCTCAGCGACTTGTACGAAACCTTTCCGTCTGGGATGCGGTTATTATGTCTGCTGGTACAATGGGACCGGCGGTGTCGATGTACTTTAATACGGGATATGCAGCGGGATTCGCCGGAGCAGCCATGCCGATCAGCTTCTTTATTTCACTTATTGCCTGTTTAATTCTAGCAAATACGATTGGAGATTTTAGTAAGCTGGCACCGAGTGCAGGGGCGTTTTATACGTTCTCGAGTAAGGGATTTGGACCCAGAACAGGCTTCATTACTGGCTGGCTCCTATTTATCGGATACAGCACGCTTGAACCGGCAGAAGAAGCATTGTTTGGAATTACGGCAAGTACACTGATGAACACTTATCTTCATATTCATATCTCTTGGGTTTTGATTGCTCTGGCTTCTTGGTTAGTGGTACTAGTTTTATCCTGGATAGGTGCTAAACAGTCCCTAAAACTAAGCCTGATTCTATTCCTGGCTGAAGTCGGCGTCCTATTAATCTTGTGTATGATCATTCTTGTTAAGGGTGGATTTAACGGAATACACGCTAGTGTGTTTAATCCATCGTTAAGTCCAACAGGTTTCTCAGGGATTGCTTTGGGAATGGTGTACGGTATTCTTTCCTTTGTAGGATTTGAAGCAGCCACAACTTTGGCAGAGGAAGTACGTGAACCAGGGAAGAACGTTTACAGGGCATTGATTGGCTCCACACTTTTAGTTGGTATAATCTATTGTTTTTCAACATTTGCGGAAGTGAATGGATTTGGCCTTGCCAATATGAAAGCACTTGCTTCGGATCCCTCGCCATTCGTAACATTGTCTGTGAAATATGGGAACGAGGTTTTGGTAGCATTTGTTGCGCTGGCAGGTTTAAGCAGCATTCTAGCTGTAACGATAAATGTGCACAACGCGGTGGCACGCGTTATTTACGTTGTAGGACGTGAAAAGATATTACCTGCATCAGTTGGCAAAGTGCACAAAAAATATAATACGCCAACAAACGCCATTATCATTCAATCGATCGTCTCTATTATTCTTTTGCTTGTAATGGGATTGTCTGTAGGACCTTCCAATACGTATGGGTATCTAGGGGCTCTGCTGACACTGGGCATCATTCCTGTTTATATGCTGGCTGCCTTCGGATATGTCCGCTTCCAGGCAAGGCAGCAGGGAGGAAAACGCCAATTGTTTAAACATTTTATTTTGCCAATAGTCGGAGCTCTTATCCTATTTATTCCACTCATTGGCACCCTTTATCCTGTACCGGCTGCGCCTTACAACTGGTTTCCATATATCATAGTTGTATATGTTATTGTTGGAATTATTATTATTCAAAAATTGGCTCAGGAACCTGGACGTTTGGAACAAGTAGGCAAAATTTTAGCTGATGCGGAATCGGGGGACAACGAGTGA
- a CDS encoding histidine kinase N-terminal domain-containing protein, which translates to METKVQTDHGWNKLGQFLQMNEQAFLDLWVEQIIVHSKNDNIELIRKNGSLMFELITNSIVNKLSENDLKTLAHKVAKERVEANINFGEFVYNINLGRSILIKSVTTSEITMEELRPIIDLINRQFDLFCYFSGSRYTELKDIKLQEKNLFISQTHKDRLAILGQMSSSFVHEFRNPLTSVMGFIKLLKNEYPKLPYLDIITKELEQLKFRITQFLHTSKMNTVNESKNEEITIKYILEEVIDFLYPSIVSSNIQVNSNIDANTRVTGDRNELKQVFLNLLMNAVDAVSEEDQVRKISICTKVDHDEITVMISNNGPAINSDEVKFIFEPFYTTKKLGTGIGLFVCKNIIEKHNGKINCSSNEDLTVFQITLPINKMDEKEV; encoded by the coding sequence ATGGAAACAAAAGTACAAACAGATCATGGATGGAATAAATTAGGTCAATTTCTTCAAATGAATGAACAGGCATTTTTAGATTTGTGGGTAGAACAAATTATTGTGCACAGTAAAAATGATAATATAGAATTAATCAGAAAAAACGGCTCATTAATGTTCGAATTAATAACAAATTCCATTGTCAATAAATTATCAGAGAACGATTTAAAAACATTGGCACACAAAGTGGCCAAAGAACGTGTCGAGGCCAATATTAACTTTGGTGAATTTGTTTATAATATCAATCTGGGCAGAAGCATTCTTATTAAAAGTGTGACCACCTCGGAAATCACCATGGAAGAGTTACGACCGATTATCGACTTAATCAATAGACAGTTTGATTTATTCTGTTATTTTAGCGGTTCCAGATACACTGAATTAAAAGATATCAAACTACAAGAAAAGAACTTATTTATTTCTCAAACACACAAGGATCGCCTGGCGATTCTTGGGCAAATGTCGTCTAGCTTTGTACATGAATTTCGAAACCCCCTTACTTCTGTAATGGGATTTATTAAACTTTTAAAGAACGAATACCCAAAGTTACCTTATTTAGACATTATTACAAAAGAGCTTGAACAACTAAAATTTAGAATTACCCAATTCCTTCATACTTCCAAAATGAACACCGTTAACGAAAGTAAGAATGAAGAAATTACGATTAAATATATATTGGAGGAAGTAATTGACTTCCTATATCCCAGTATTGTCAGCAGCAATATACAAGTGAACTCTAATATCGATGCGAACACAAGGGTAACTGGAGATCGTAATGAGCTAAAACAAGTTTTTCTAAACCTTTTAATGAATGCGGTGGATGCCGTTAGCGAAGAAGATCAAGTACGAAAAATCAGCATCTGTACAAAAGTGGACCATGACGAAATAACGGTTATGATCTCGAATAATGGACCTGCCATAAATTCTGATGAAGTTAAGTTTATTTTTGAACCGTTTTACACGACGAAGAAATTAGGGACAGGAATCGGTTTATTTGTTTGCAAAAATATTATTGAAAAACATAACGGAAAAATTAATTGCAGCTCTAATGAAGATCTAACTGTGTTTCAAATTACGCTGCCTATCAATAAAATGGATGAAAAAGAAGTGTAA